A single region of the Brassica rapa cultivar Chiifu-401-42 chromosome A03, CAAS_Brap_v3.01, whole genome shotgun sequence genome encodes:
- the LOC103858376 gene encoding uncharacterized protein LOC103858376 isoform X3: MEKRHLSSKFSSSMAQNQLIDSLTSHIALYHSNSSSSSSSIANNPRSAILRWFSSLSVHQRLSHLTFVDPKFVKILLQMLGYIRTKGHGSFIILPDLPSLDLPSLCFKKSRGLISRVALSNASERSLFDSTRLFGSKQGEDCSCSLDSVVMAEELLANVDHFVETMDALSSGSFLRGEETDLGSSDWVELEWLKAKGYYTMEAFIANRLEVSLRLAWLNTSNGKKRGMKLREKLNAAAAAANAYWRTKACVDWWQNLEAATHKKIWTCLLAKSAKSVIYEILREANQASEGEMWLFSFGARECPSDMLLESRRPNAIASNLSALYVLQEFASLLVLCQNGLLSVQSVFFSSLASLPTLVDCILRKLRGFLMVISVDSVKRELLEENTPKCSKSSSSKQSSGSTSRKHKGKPGNMKKPTPEAKSDRNINLSAKKDQAKLESHKNKDAVECKKAPTSSTMINCSKASAANMYQEAVPGLVADKGRAKKKRRDKNKNKNKKCTSLENTRVVNESVLNSSAIEKAPECESNRTSANQLPQEHIDAKSIGVICDRNGSREGASGNDAVKCENSGEEELNGKAGTCVISSVLTSTDSAGTSSCDNVNSQKSCCPGERKDILSSSNGRSRTTLEEGESQRIHHQRREAAGYGIASSSSEFVSYEWPAIAPMYFPHLNSHLPTATDRLHLDVGHNLHAYVRQPFVSTVHHARNPSIEGTHKQVLPRPMPMSLDWPPMVHSNCGLTTAFTCNYDSGILVDIPEQKNKPELGNECENNWMLEEDFEMHTVSGVDYNQYFGGGVMYWNPSEHLGTGFSRPPSLSSDDSSWAWHEAEMKRSVDDMVAFSSSYSANGLASPTSASFCSPFDPLGPANQPLGYVVPGNEISTKVLQAPPTTSEAAAGEEEVSGTLTSLSGDVEGNSGDSFPYPILRPIIIPNMSKSEYKRSTRREHPRIKRPPSPVVLCVPRAPRPPPPSPVSNSRARRGFPTVRSGSSSPRHWGMRGWFHDGVNWEEPCGAEVVLPWRNKSLAVRPIIQPLPGALLQDHLIAMSQLGRDQEHPDVAFPLQPPELLNCPTQGESQSLIHGRLNDEIDSFCKQVAAENMSRKPYINWAIKRVTRSLQVLWPRSRTNIFGSSATGLALPSSDVDLVVCLPPVRNLEPIKEAGILEGRNGIKETCLQHAARYLANQEWVKTDSLKAVENTAIPIIMLVVEVPCDLVCSIQSPKDGPDCITVDQDSNSNTDMVGFEDSAAANSLPTKAGNMANAKCVRLDISFKTPSHTGLQTTQLVKDLTEQFPAATPLALVLKQFLADRTLDQSYSGGLSSYCLVLLITRFLQHEHHLGRSINQNIGRLLMDFLYFFGNVFDPRQMRVSVQGSGIYRNRERGHSIDPIHIDDPLFPTNNVGRNCFRIHQCIKAFSEAYSVLENELTCITSSSDSCEKQLYKLLPKIIPSIISA; encoded by the exons ATGGAAAAACGCCATCTCTCTTCCAAATTCTCCTCTTCCATGGCCCAGAATCAACTTATCGATTCCCTCACATCTCACATCGCCCTCTACCACTCCaattcttcttcctcctcctcctcaatAGCTAATAATCCTAGGTCAGCGATCCTCCGATGGTTCTCTTCTCTGAGCGTCCACCAGCGCCTCTCTCACCTCACCTTCGTGGATCCCAAGTTCGTCAAAATTCTGCTCCAGATGCTCGGCTATATCCGCACCAAGGGCCACGGCTCCTTCATCATCCTCCCAGACCTCCCTTCCCTCGACCTTCCCAGTCTCTGCTTCAAGAAGTCTCGTGGATTGATCTCCCGCGTTGCCCTCTCCAACGCCTCCGAGCGTTCCCTCTTCGACTCCACTCGTCTCTTCGGTTCGAAACAAGGGGAGGATTGCTCTTGCTCCCTCGACTCCGTCGTCATGGCCGAGGAGCTTCTTGCGAACGTGGATCACTTCGTGGAGACTATGGACGCTTTATCCAGTGGCTCATTTTTGAGAGGGGAAGAGACTGATCTCGGCTCCTCCGATTGGGTTGAGCTGGAGTGGCTCAAAGCCAAGGGATATTATACCATGGAAGCCTTCATCGCTAATAGGTTAGAGGTAAGCTTGAGATTAGCTTGGTTGAACACCTCCAATGGGAAGAAAAGAGGAATGAAACTCAGAGAGAAATTGAACGCTGCTGCTGCGGCTGCTAATGCTTACTGGAGGACTAAAGCATGTGTTGACTGGTGGCAGAATCTGGAGGCCGCCACACACAAGAAAATCTGGACCTGCTTGCTCGCCAAGTCGGCAAAGTCTGTG ATATATGAGATTCTTAGAGAAGCAAATCAAGCATCCGAGGGAGAAATGTGGCTCTTCAGTTTTGGTGCAAGGGAATGCCCTTCTGACATGCTTTTGGAATCAAGGAGACCTAATGCCATTGCCAGTAATCTAAGTGCCTTATACGTGCTTCAAGAATTTGCTTCATTACTCGTCTTATGTCAAAATGGCTTACTTTCAGTACAAAGTGTATTCTTCAGCTCATTGGCTTCTCTCCCAACCTTGGTTGATTGTATATTAAGAAAACTGCGGGGTTTTCTTATGGTAATCTCGGTTGATTCTGTTAAACGTGAGCTTCTTGAAGAAAATACTCCAAAGTGTTCCAAAAGTTCGTCTTCCAAGCAGAGTTCTGGTTCAACCAGCCGTAAACACAAAGGAAAGCCCGGGAATATGAAAAAGCCAACCCCTGAGGCTAAATCGGATAGAAACATAAATTTGTCCGCCAAG AAAGATCAAGCTAAGTTGGAATCTCACAAAAACAAAGATGCGGTAGAATGCAAGAAAGCTCCTACATCATCAACAATGATCAATTGTTCTAAGGCCTCTGCAGCAAATATG tatcaGGAAGCTGTCCCAGGATTGGTTGCCGACAAAGGAAGAGCTAAAAAGAAAAGGAGAGACAAGAATAAGAATAAGAATAAAAAGTGTACAAGTTTGGAAAACACCAGGGTAGTGAATGAGTCCGTATTGAATAGTTCAGCCATCGAAAAAGCTCCCGAATGTGAATCAAATCGTACTTCTGCCAATCAGCTTCCTCAGGAGCATATAGATGCTAAGAGTATTGGAGTTATCTGTGATAGGAATGGTTCAAGGGAAGGTGCATCTGGGAATGATGCAGTTAAATGTGAGAATTCTGGAGAGGAAGAATTGAACGGAAAAGCTGGAACGTGTGTGATTTCATCAGTTTTGACTTCTACAGATTCTGCCGGTACTTCAAGCTGTGATAACGTGAACTCTCAAAAGTCTTGCTGTCCAGGTGAACGTAAAGACATATTGTCATCATCTAATGGACGATCCAGAACTACTCTGGAGGAAGGGGAATCCCAGCGGATCCACCATCAGAGAAGAGAAGCAGCAGGCTATGGTATTGCCTCCAGCAGTTCAGAATTTGTTTCTTATGAGTGGCCTGCTATAGCACCCATGTACTTTCCACATCTTAATTCTCACCTTCCAACTGCCACTGATAGACTGCACCTTGATGTTGGTCACAATTTGCATGCATATGTACGCCAACCTTTTGTGTCAACTGTTCATCATGCTAGGAATCCTTCTATTGAAGGTACCCACAAACAAGTTCTTCCTCGACCCATGCCCATGAGTCTAGATTGGCCTCCCATGGTTCATAGCAATTGCGGCTTGACAACAGCATTCACTTGCAATTATGATTCTGGAATTCTTGTGGACATTCCTGAACAGAAAAATAAGCCCGAGCTAGGGAATGAATGCGAGAATAATTGGATGTTGGAGGAAGATTTTGAGATGCACACTGTTTCTGGAGTAGACTATAATCAATATTTCGGTGGTGGAGTGATGTATTGGAATCCTTCTGAACATCTAGGGACTGGCTTTTCTCGCCCTCCGTCCCTTAGTTCTGATGATAGCTCTTGGGCTTGGCATGAAGCTGAAATGAAGAGGTCGGTTGATGACATGGTTGCGTTTTCGTCTTCTTACAGCGCAAATGGACTAGCTTCTCCAACTTCGGCATCCTTCTGTTCCCCTTTTGATCCCTTAGGCCCGGCAAACCAGCCTCTTGGTTATGTTGTGCCAGGTAATGAGATATCTACTAAAGTACTGCAAGCTCCCCCAACAACAAGTGAAGCTGCTGCAGGTGAAGAGGAGGTCTCTGGAACTTTGACTAGTTTATCTGGGGATGTTGAAGGAAATTCTGGAGACTCGTTTCCTTATCCGATTTTGCGGCCTATCATCATCCCAAATATGTCGAAATCTGAATACAAGCGTAG TACAAGGCGCGAGCATCCTCGTATAAAGCGACCACCATCACCTGTAGTACTATGTGTTCCACGTGCTCCTCGTCCACCACCACCTTCACCTGTGAGCAACTCCAGAGCACGGCGAGGTTTTCCAACTGTGAGGTCTGGAAGTTCAAGCCCAAGACATTGGGGTATGAGAGGCTGGTTTCATGACGGTGTAAACTGGGAAGAACCTTGTGGAGCCGAGGTTGTTTTACCCTGGAGGAACAAAAGCCTTGCAGTCAGGCCAATCATTCAACCTCTACCTGGGGCCCTCCTTCAAGATCACTTAATTGCAATGTCGCAACTAGGCCGAGACCAGGAGCAT CCTGATGTGGCCTTCCCTTTGCAACCACCCGAGTTATTGAACTGTCCAACGCAAGGGGAATCTCAATCATTGATACACGGTCGTCTGAATGACGAGATAGATTCTTTCTGCAAGCAG GTTGCTGCAGAGAATATGTCCCGCAAACCTTATATCAATTGGGCAATCAAGCGGGTTACCAGATCTCTCCAAGTTCTGTGGCCCAGGTCTAGGACGAACATATTTGGCTCATCTGCAACTGGTTTGGCCCTCCCTTCGAGTGATGTGGACCTTGTGGTTTGTCTTCCTCCAGTGAGAAACTTG GAACCTATCAAAGAGGCAGGAATTTTGGAGGGTCGCAATGGTATAAAGGAGACATGCCTTCAG CATGCAGCCAGGTATCTCGCTAATCAAGAGTGGGTAAAAACTGACTCTCTGAAGGCGGTTGAAAATACAGCA ATACCAATTATTATGCTTGTTGTGGAAGTCCCTTGTGATCTGGTATGCAGTATACAGTCACCAAAAGATGGCCCGGACTGTATCACCGTTGACCAAGACAGCAATAGTAACACTGATATGGTTGGATTTGAAGACTCTGCAGCAGCAAACTCTTTACCGACAAAGGCTGGAAACATGGCAAATGCAAAATGTGTCCGTCTTGACATCAGTTTCAAAACGCCATCGCATACGGGTCTTCAAACCACACAATTG GTGAAAGATCTGACAGAGCAATTTCCAGCTGCCACACCACTTGCTTTGGTGTTAAAGCAGTTTTTGGCTGATCGTACCCTGGATCAATCATACTCCGGTGGATTAAGCTCTTATTGCCTG GTCTTACTGATTACACGTTTTCTTCAGCATGAGCATCATCTGGGGCGCTCTATCAACCAA AACATTGGGCGGCTTCTAATGgattttctttacttttttgG TAATGTTTTTGATCCTCGGCAGATGCGTGTCTCAGTGCAAGGAAGTGGTATCTATAGGAATCGGGAGAGGGGTCATAG TATTGATCCGATACACATCGATGACCCTCTTTTTCCAACAAATAATGTCGGGAGAAATTGCTTCCGTATACATCAATGTATTAAG GCATTTTCTGAAGCGTACTCTGTTTTGGAGAATGAGCTCACATGCATTACTAGTTCTAGTGATTCGTGCGAAAAACAGCTATACAAGTTACTTCCAAAAATCATCCCAAGTATCATTTCAGCATAG
- the LOC103858376 gene encoding uncharacterized protein LOC103858376 isoform X4 gives MEKRHLSSKFSSSMAQNQLIDSLTSHIALYHSNSSSSSSSIANNPRSAILRWFSSLSVHQRLSHLTFVDPKFVKILLQMLGYIRTKGHGSFIILPDLPSLDLPSLCFKKSRGLISRVALSNASERSLFDSTRLFGSKQGEDCSCSLDSVVMAEELLANVDHFVETMDALSSGSFLRGEETDLGSSDWVELEWLKAKGYYTMEAFIANRLEVSLRLAWLNTSNGKKRGMKLREKLNAAAAAANAYWRTKACVDWWQNLEAATHKKIWTCLLAKSAKSVIYEILREANQASEGEMWLFSFGARECPSDMLLESRRPNAIASNLSALYVLQEFASLLVLCQNGLLSVQSVFFSSLASLPTLVDCILRKLRGFLMVISVDSVKRELLEENTPKCSKSSSSKQSSGSTSRKHKGKPGNMKKPTPEAKSDRNINLSAKKDQAKLESHKNKDAVECKKAPTSSTMINCSKASAANMYQEAVPGLVADKGRAKKKRRDKNKNKNKKCTSLENTRVVNESVLNSSAIEKAPECESNRTSANQLPQEHIDAKSIGVICDRNGSREGASGNDAVKCENSGEEELNGKAGTCVISSVLTSTDSAGTSSCDNVNSQKSCCPGERKDILSSSNGRSRTTLEEGESQRIHHQRREAAGYGIASSSSEFVSYEWPAIAPMYFPHLNSHLPTATDRLHLDVGHNLHAYVRQPFVSTVHHARNPSIEGTHKQVLPRPMPMSLDWPPMVHSNCGLTTAFTCNYDSGILVDIPEQKNKPELGNECENNWMLEEDFEMHTVSGVDYNQYFGGGVMYWNPSEHLGTGFSRPPSLSSDDSSWAWHEAEMKRSVDDMVAFSSSYSANGLASPTSASFCSPFDPLGPANQPLGYVVPGNEISTKVLQAPPTTSEAAAGEEEVSGTLTSLSGDVEGNSGDSFPYPILRPIIIPNMSKSEYKRSYDTISPNVPPTRREHPRIKRPPSPVVLCVPRAPRPPPPSPVSNSRARRGFPTVRSGSSSPRHWGMRGWFHDGVNWEEPCGAEVVLPWRNKSLAVRPIIQPLPGALLQDHLIAMSQLGRDQEHPDVAFPLQPPELLNCPTQGESQSLIHGRLNDEIDSFCKQVAAENMSRKPYINWAIKRVTRSLQVLWPRSRTNIFGSSATGLALPSSDVDLVVCLPPVRNLEPIKEAGILEGRNGIKETCLQHAARYLANQEWVKTDSLKAVENTAIPIIMLVVEVPCDLVCSIQSPKDGPDCITVDQDSNSNTDMVGFEDSAAANSLPTKAGNMANAKCVRLDISFKTPSHTGLQTTQLVKDLTEQFPAATPLALVLKQFLADRTLDQSYSGGLSSYCLVLLITRFLQHEHHLGRSINQYFCRTLGGF, from the exons ATGGAAAAACGCCATCTCTCTTCCAAATTCTCCTCTTCCATGGCCCAGAATCAACTTATCGATTCCCTCACATCTCACATCGCCCTCTACCACTCCaattcttcttcctcctcctcctcaatAGCTAATAATCCTAGGTCAGCGATCCTCCGATGGTTCTCTTCTCTGAGCGTCCACCAGCGCCTCTCTCACCTCACCTTCGTGGATCCCAAGTTCGTCAAAATTCTGCTCCAGATGCTCGGCTATATCCGCACCAAGGGCCACGGCTCCTTCATCATCCTCCCAGACCTCCCTTCCCTCGACCTTCCCAGTCTCTGCTTCAAGAAGTCTCGTGGATTGATCTCCCGCGTTGCCCTCTCCAACGCCTCCGAGCGTTCCCTCTTCGACTCCACTCGTCTCTTCGGTTCGAAACAAGGGGAGGATTGCTCTTGCTCCCTCGACTCCGTCGTCATGGCCGAGGAGCTTCTTGCGAACGTGGATCACTTCGTGGAGACTATGGACGCTTTATCCAGTGGCTCATTTTTGAGAGGGGAAGAGACTGATCTCGGCTCCTCCGATTGGGTTGAGCTGGAGTGGCTCAAAGCCAAGGGATATTATACCATGGAAGCCTTCATCGCTAATAGGTTAGAGGTAAGCTTGAGATTAGCTTGGTTGAACACCTCCAATGGGAAGAAAAGAGGAATGAAACTCAGAGAGAAATTGAACGCTGCTGCTGCGGCTGCTAATGCTTACTGGAGGACTAAAGCATGTGTTGACTGGTGGCAGAATCTGGAGGCCGCCACACACAAGAAAATCTGGACCTGCTTGCTCGCCAAGTCGGCAAAGTCTGTG ATATATGAGATTCTTAGAGAAGCAAATCAAGCATCCGAGGGAGAAATGTGGCTCTTCAGTTTTGGTGCAAGGGAATGCCCTTCTGACATGCTTTTGGAATCAAGGAGACCTAATGCCATTGCCAGTAATCTAAGTGCCTTATACGTGCTTCAAGAATTTGCTTCATTACTCGTCTTATGTCAAAATGGCTTACTTTCAGTACAAAGTGTATTCTTCAGCTCATTGGCTTCTCTCCCAACCTTGGTTGATTGTATATTAAGAAAACTGCGGGGTTTTCTTATGGTAATCTCGGTTGATTCTGTTAAACGTGAGCTTCTTGAAGAAAATACTCCAAAGTGTTCCAAAAGTTCGTCTTCCAAGCAGAGTTCTGGTTCAACCAGCCGTAAACACAAAGGAAAGCCCGGGAATATGAAAAAGCCAACCCCTGAGGCTAAATCGGATAGAAACATAAATTTGTCCGCCAAG AAAGATCAAGCTAAGTTGGAATCTCACAAAAACAAAGATGCGGTAGAATGCAAGAAAGCTCCTACATCATCAACAATGATCAATTGTTCTAAGGCCTCTGCAGCAAATATG tatcaGGAAGCTGTCCCAGGATTGGTTGCCGACAAAGGAAGAGCTAAAAAGAAAAGGAGAGACAAGAATAAGAATAAGAATAAAAAGTGTACAAGTTTGGAAAACACCAGGGTAGTGAATGAGTCCGTATTGAATAGTTCAGCCATCGAAAAAGCTCCCGAATGTGAATCAAATCGTACTTCTGCCAATCAGCTTCCTCAGGAGCATATAGATGCTAAGAGTATTGGAGTTATCTGTGATAGGAATGGTTCAAGGGAAGGTGCATCTGGGAATGATGCAGTTAAATGTGAGAATTCTGGAGAGGAAGAATTGAACGGAAAAGCTGGAACGTGTGTGATTTCATCAGTTTTGACTTCTACAGATTCTGCCGGTACTTCAAGCTGTGATAACGTGAACTCTCAAAAGTCTTGCTGTCCAGGTGAACGTAAAGACATATTGTCATCATCTAATGGACGATCCAGAACTACTCTGGAGGAAGGGGAATCCCAGCGGATCCACCATCAGAGAAGAGAAGCAGCAGGCTATGGTATTGCCTCCAGCAGTTCAGAATTTGTTTCTTATGAGTGGCCTGCTATAGCACCCATGTACTTTCCACATCTTAATTCTCACCTTCCAACTGCCACTGATAGACTGCACCTTGATGTTGGTCACAATTTGCATGCATATGTACGCCAACCTTTTGTGTCAACTGTTCATCATGCTAGGAATCCTTCTATTGAAGGTACCCACAAACAAGTTCTTCCTCGACCCATGCCCATGAGTCTAGATTGGCCTCCCATGGTTCATAGCAATTGCGGCTTGACAACAGCATTCACTTGCAATTATGATTCTGGAATTCTTGTGGACATTCCTGAACAGAAAAATAAGCCCGAGCTAGGGAATGAATGCGAGAATAATTGGATGTTGGAGGAAGATTTTGAGATGCACACTGTTTCTGGAGTAGACTATAATCAATATTTCGGTGGTGGAGTGATGTATTGGAATCCTTCTGAACATCTAGGGACTGGCTTTTCTCGCCCTCCGTCCCTTAGTTCTGATGATAGCTCTTGGGCTTGGCATGAAGCTGAAATGAAGAGGTCGGTTGATGACATGGTTGCGTTTTCGTCTTCTTACAGCGCAAATGGACTAGCTTCTCCAACTTCGGCATCCTTCTGTTCCCCTTTTGATCCCTTAGGCCCGGCAAACCAGCCTCTTGGTTATGTTGTGCCAGGTAATGAGATATCTACTAAAGTACTGCAAGCTCCCCCAACAACAAGTGAAGCTGCTGCAGGTGAAGAGGAGGTCTCTGGAACTTTGACTAGTTTATCTGGGGATGTTGAAGGAAATTCTGGAGACTCGTTTCCTTATCCGATTTTGCGGCCTATCATCATCCCAAATATGTCGAAATCTGAATACAAGCGTAGTTATGATACCATAAGCCCAAATGTTCCACCTACAAGGCGCGAGCATCCTCGTATAAAGCGACCACCATCACCTGTAGTACTATGTGTTCCACGTGCTCCTCGTCCACCACCACCTTCACCTGTGAGCAACTCCAGAGCACGGCGAGGTTTTCCAACTGTGAGGTCTGGAAGTTCAAGCCCAAGACATTGGGGTATGAGAGGCTGGTTTCATGACGGTGTAAACTGGGAAGAACCTTGTGGAGCCGAGGTTGTTTTACCCTGGAGGAACAAAAGCCTTGCAGTCAGGCCAATCATTCAACCTCTACCTGGGGCCCTCCTTCAAGATCACTTAATTGCAATGTCGCAACTAGGCCGAGACCAGGAGCAT CCTGATGTGGCCTTCCCTTTGCAACCACCCGAGTTATTGAACTGTCCAACGCAAGGGGAATCTCAATCATTGATACACGGTCGTCTGAATGACGAGATAGATTCTTTCTGCAAGCAG GTTGCTGCAGAGAATATGTCCCGCAAACCTTATATCAATTGGGCAATCAAGCGGGTTACCAGATCTCTCCAAGTTCTGTGGCCCAGGTCTAGGACGAACATATTTGGCTCATCTGCAACTGGTTTGGCCCTCCCTTCGAGTGATGTGGACCTTGTGGTTTGTCTTCCTCCAGTGAGAAACTTG GAACCTATCAAAGAGGCAGGAATTTTGGAGGGTCGCAATGGTATAAAGGAGACATGCCTTCAG CATGCAGCCAGGTATCTCGCTAATCAAGAGTGGGTAAAAACTGACTCTCTGAAGGCGGTTGAAAATACAGCA ATACCAATTATTATGCTTGTTGTGGAAGTCCCTTGTGATCTGGTATGCAGTATACAGTCACCAAAAGATGGCCCGGACTGTATCACCGTTGACCAAGACAGCAATAGTAACACTGATATGGTTGGATTTGAAGACTCTGCAGCAGCAAACTCTTTACCGACAAAGGCTGGAAACATGGCAAATGCAAAATGTGTCCGTCTTGACATCAGTTTCAAAACGCCATCGCATACGGGTCTTCAAACCACACAATTG GTGAAAGATCTGACAGAGCAATTTCCAGCTGCCACACCACTTGCTTTGGTGTTAAAGCAGTTTTTGGCTGATCGTACCCTGGATCAATCATACTCCGGTGGATTAAGCTCTTATTGCCTG GTCTTACTGATTACACGTTTTCTTCAGCATGAGCATCATCTGGGGCGCTCTATCAACCAA TATTTTTGCAGAACATTGGGCGGCTTCTAA